In Patescibacteria group bacterium, the genomic window GTATCCTTTGCCTTGGTATTTTTTTTCAATATCCTTAATCGATTTATTGGAAAAGAGGTGGTAAATGGTTAAGAGATTGGAAATTGCCGGCTTGTTTTTTTCGTCAAATTTCACTTTTTTCTCAGAGTCAGTGACCGCAGCTCTTATTTTTTGCCTAATTATCTCTGGTTCGTCGGAGAGAAAAACGCATCCCTGTGGAATTGATTTGCTCATTTTTTGTGATGGGTCAGTCAGGGACATTATTCTTGCGCCGAATTTAGAGAGTTGCGTTTTTGGCTCGGGAAAAACTTTTCCGAATTTAGAATTGAATTTTCTTGCCAGTGTCCTGGTTAATTCAACATGTTGAGCTTGATCTTCACCAACAGGAACTATGTCTGTTTTGTATAATAAAATATCAGCTGCCATCAACACCGGATAAGAAAAAAGCCCTGCGTTAATATTCGCTTTATTTTGTTCTGATTTTTCTTTAAATTGGGTCATTCTTTGCAACTCGCCCATAGGAGTAATCGTTTCTAACAACCAAGCTAATTCAGAATGTTCTTTTATTCGGGATTGAACAAAGATTACACATTTTTTTGGGTTTATGCCCGCGGATAAATAATCTATTACTGCGGATATAATTCTTTTTTGTATTTGTTTTGGGTCATAATCAATGGTAATGGAATGTAAATCAACAACCATAAAAATACAGTCTCCTTTTTTTTGGGCTTCCACCCATTGCTTGATTACTGCCAAATAATTTCCTATATGTAATTCTCCAGTTGGTTGTATTCCGCTTAAAATTCTCATACCCCGTACTAGATTTTCGACATATTTATAATCATTTTTGCCGAAAATCAATTAATGTTTATTATTTTAATAATCTATTATTGATTTATCATACCTCGATTGCGGTCCGATGAACATCGGACCAGTCGAAAATTCAGTACCGGGGCATATTTCTATTTTATTTTAGTTCCATTAGGAACCTTTTTAACTGGTTTTAATAAGACGGCTTTTTCATCAATAACACATGCCAGAATCATTCCTTGGCTTTCAACTCCGCGTAAGGTGCGCGGTTCTAAATTAGTTAAAATCGGAACCTGTTTTCCAATAATTGATTTTGGTTTATATGATTCAGCGATTCCCGCAACCAGAACACGCAGTTCTGGTTGTCCCGAGGCACTCGAGGGACCTAAGTCTACTTTTAACTTTAATAATTTATCAGTTCCTTCAATTTTTTCCGCTTCCAGAATAGTTCCGATTTTTATTTCAAGTTTTTTAAAATCATCGTAGTTTATCATAAATAAATTATACAACATCCAATTATTTTATAAAAGTGCCGAGGGCGGGCTTAGTGCCGATGGAGAGATTCGAACTCTCATGAGCTTACGCTCACAGCGCCCTGAACGCTGCGTGTCTACCAGTTCCACCACATCGGCTAAGACCATTTATATCTCTGCGGAGATTTCAAAAAATCAAGCTTATTTAAATCATTAATCAACCCATAGCTCGGCTGATCTTTAAGAATATTAAAATTATAAAATTTATTCGGCTCCTCGAATCTTAAAGAAGGGACTGATTCATAATTTAAGTTCTTAACCCACTTTATTCTAAATAAACCTTTTAATGCATAATAGCAGAACCCGTGTTTCATTTTAAACGGCTTGTAAATATGCGTGGAAAAAGAGCGAGAAATCCAGTTACAGATTTTTAAGTCCGTTTTTCCGATATTAATAATTAAATGCTCGTAATTCGGCGGGACAATAATTTTGTCTCCCTTTCTTGCTTTGACTGCGACAATATCTTTTATCTTGTTTTCCTCTGAATTCTGTAGGATAAAAATTGCTTTGCCTTCCAACACCTCATACAATTCAGGATAGGTGATGTCTGTTCCTGGAACAATAGGATGATCATGACCCATAGTTTTATTGAATTCTTTGCCCAACTGGATTGGTTTCATAATTGTAATGTCATAGCGCAAATCATGTTTGATTACCTTCATAAAATCATTTTCAGTTTCAGTAAAATCGCGATACATATAATACAGCTCCATGTTCGGAGCTGTTTTCAACCATTTCCTATCGTAAATCACACTCTCTATATCCTCCAAACATCTAATATCCGGTTTTAATTTATTGAGATTCACCCCGTAGTAGATTTTCGACTATTGTATTTATCAAAATCTATAATTAATGATTAATTGTATAATATTATGATTATTTAATATTTGACTCCTTTTTGATCGCCACAGGCGATCGGTCGAAAATTCACTACGGGGTTCATTTTTTAATCCGCTGGGTTTTAATATACCACTTTTCTATGTCTGCAAATCTTTTTGATGGCAGGACAATGCTTTCGTTTTCAAAACCCTTGATTTTTTTGGAAGTCAGATAAATCTGGTACGAATTGTAAAGAAAAACAACCGGCGCATCATCAATAACCAACTGCTGGAAATCTTTGTATTTTTTTAATCTTAAATCTTTTTCCAGAATTTGTCTGCTGTCTCTTAATAAATCATCAACTTTTTTATTATCATATAAAGCTAGATTTAATCCTGGGTCTTTTTTCTGGGTTGAGTGCCAGAAGCTGTATGGGTCTGGGTCTAATCCTAAAACTTCGCCGAATAATAATGCCTGATATTCGCGCGGCCTAATATAGCTCTGCTGGATTTCGCCGATATCTATGATTTTGACATTGGTTTTAGCTCCGATTTTTGACCACTGCTCCTGTAGGATGTTTACCACTTGCTGGAGTTCCTTTAATTCCGTGGTCACTAATTCAATTTCCAATTTTTCTCCTTTCTTTTCCCGAACTCCGTCATTGTCTTCGTCTTTCCATCCGGCTGCTTCCAGAATATTATTCGCATGCTCCTGCGCGAAATCGTAAATTTTCAAATCATCGGCATTGCCCCAAACCCCATTTGGGATAGGCGAGTCAACCGGGTCTCCCTCGCCTCCCAACACATCTTCAATAATCTGCTTTTTATTAGTGGCATAATTTAGGGCCAGGCGAACAGTTTTATCGGACAGAACAGTGCTTTTGCTTTGATTAAAGAAAACGGCAAAATATCTAGGGAGTTTTAATCTTCTCATATCCGACCTGTTTTCGCCTTTTAACAAAGATTTATTTTTAATGGAAATTAAGCTTAAATTATCAACTTGTCCGCGATTGTATGCTTTAATTGCGCTCTCTTCATTTGGATAAAAATACAGATTTATTTTTTCTATAAACGGTCTTCTGCCGGATTTATAATCGCCAAATGCTTCCAATTCAATATATGTTACAAATCCTTCCTTGTCCTTTTTGATTTTGTCCAATTTATATGGTCCGGCTCCGATTGGCTCAAGATTTTCCAAGGCCGAAGAGAAATTTACCGGCTGAATTTTCTCCCAAATATGCTTAGCAATTATACCAGTAGTAGTATTTGCCAAAAAAGAAGTATAGGCGGTTTTCATTTTGAAGCGAATTGTGAAATCGTCAATTTTTTCCGCTTCAATTCCAATCCAGTTTACCCTCAATGGACTACGGAAGTCTGGATTCTGGATACGATTAATTGTAAAAATAACATCATCTGCTGTAAGTGGTTTGCCATCGTGCCATCTAAGGTCTTTTTTTAAAAAGAATTCGTAGGTTTTGCCATTATCGCCAATATTGTATTTTTCCGCAAGGTCAGGAACGATTTCTCCTTTACTGTTATAATGGGTCAGTCCCGAGAAAATTAGTTCCGTAACATCGCGGTCAGAATCATTAGCTTGGCTTAGGACAGGATTAAGGTATTGCGGGTTTCCGACAATTCCTTCGGAAAAACTACCGCCAAAATTAGGGGCTATTATTGTGGTCTGGATTTTATGCACTATTACCCAGCCAAAAAAAGAAGTAATTGCCAGAATTAGGAATCCAATTATAAAATAACGTTCTTTTTTATTAAGAACACTCGGAAGTTTTTGCCATTGGTATAAAGTTGGAAATTTAATCATTCTACAATCACCATTCTTAAGATTGCGCTCAGTATAAAAAGTATTGCCATGATAATCGTGGCGATGAAAATCACTTTTTCCGCGCCTCTTTTTTTGAAGTAGACGCCTCCTTCGCCGCCGAATGCAGACGAAAGGCCCGTGCCTCGCTGTTGAATCAGAATTAAAATACTTAACAAAACAGCAATAACTATTTGGGCTATATTTAAGATTTTATCCATATTTTTTATTTTTTTTGAATCCGCCGACGATAACCGCATTAACTATAGAAATTATGATTATACTCCAGAAATATCCCATGAATCCGGTAATCGTCAATGCTTCGATAAACCAATCAACCGCAAAAAGGATAATGGCATTTATCACAATCAAGAATAATCCCATAGTAATGAAAATCAAGGGAGCGGAGAGGATTTTTAAAATTGGCCTGGCAAAGGTATTGGCAAGAGCCAAAATCAGGCCGACTATTAAATAGTCCACTAAATCGCCGGTAAAATCTATGCCGAAGCTGGCGCCGTGAACATATCTGACAGCAATGAATATTGCCAAAGCATTTGCCAGAATTTGTAAAATAAGTTTGGTAATAAAGCGCATATTATTTATTGATTATTTTTTTAAGTTGAAACACACGCTTACCCGAAACTCTCATTTTCGGTTTTTTCCTCTTTTCTC contains:
- the trpS gene encoding tryptophan--tRNA ligase, whose protein sequence is MRILSGIQPTGELHIGNYLAVIKQWVEAQKKGDCIFMVVDLHSITIDYDPKQIQKRIISAVIDYLSAGINPKKCVIFVQSRIKEHSELAWLLETITPMGELQRMTQFKEKSEQNKANINAGLFSYPVLMAADILLYKTDIVPVGEDQAQHVELTRTLARKFNSKFGKVFPEPKTQLSKFGARIMSLTDPSQKMSKSIPQGCVFLSDEPEIIRQKIRAAVTDSEKKVKFDEKNKPAISNLLTIYHLFSNKSIKDIEKKYQGKGYAEFKKDLAEVVVNGLKEFQKKRKEFEKNPQQVKKILADGARKAQKIATQTIKEIKVKMGLIP
- a CDS encoding methionine--tRNA ligase translates to MLYNLFMINYDDFKKLEIKIGTILEAEKIEGTDKLLKLKVDLGPSSASGQPELRVLVAGIAESYKPKSIIGKQVPILTNLEPRTLRGVESQGMILACVIDEKAVLLKPVKKVPNGTKIK
- a CDS encoding glucose-6-phosphate isomerase, whose protein sequence is MNLNKLKPDIRCLEDIESVIYDRKWLKTAPNMELYYMYRDFTETENDFMKVIKHDLRYDITIMKPIQLGKEFNKTMGHDHPIVPGTDITYPELYEVLEGKAIFILQNSEENKIKDIVAVKARKGDKIIVPPNYEHLIINIGKTDLKICNWISRSFSTHIYKPFKMKHGFCYYALKGLFRIKWVKNLNYESVPSLRFEEPNKFYNFNILKDQPSYGLINDLNKLDFLKSPQRYKWS
- the secG gene encoding preprotein translocase subunit SecG, translated to MDKILNIAQIVIAVLLSILILIQQRGTGLSSAFGGEGGVYFKKRGAEKVIFIATIIMAILFILSAILRMVIVE
- a CDS encoding phage holin family protein — translated: MRFITKLILQILANALAIFIAVRYVHGASFGIDFTGDLVDYLIVGLILALANTFARPILKILSAPLIFITMGLFLIVINAIILFAVDWFIEALTITGFMGYFWSIIIISIVNAVIVGGFKKNKKYG